The sequence caaactttagagatccatttatggattaaagcaagcttctcggagttggaacatacattttgataaggtgatcaacacgtatggcttcattaagaatgaagaagaaccttgcatttataaatgggcaaatggtttagtgattgtatttcttattttgtatgtggatgatattctcttaattgggaatgacatccctgcattacaaggaataaaagtTTGGCTTTCATCTCAATTTGTCATGaagaatttgggagaagcatcttgcATCCTAGGGATAAAGATCTatggagatagatctaaaagattacttggattgtcccaatccacgtacattgatactatattgaaaaggttcagcatgattaATTTCAAAAAAGACTATCTTCCATGGGTCATGAAATTAACGTCTCTAAgaaggattgtccgacaactcctcaagaaagagagagtatggatagaattccatatgcttcggcagtgggatatATAATGTACGCCataacatgtactagaccagacgtggcatattcattaggagtagtgagtagataccagtctgatccaggtagcaaccactagaaggttgtaaaaaccatccttaagtatttgagaaatactaaggaccagtggcttgtTTACGGTGATCTGACTTGAAACTCGTAGGATACACTAATTCTAGTTTCCAATCAGatcgagatgatagcaagagcgtgtcgggttaTATTTTTACTCTGAAAAGTGGTGTTGTctattggaagagttctaagcagcatacagtggcagattcaacatacgaagcagaatacattgcagcatctgatgccgccaaggaagctatatggatgcggaagttcatcaccaagcttggagtggcaccctccattgatggtccaattCCTATATTCTGTGATAGCACTGAAGCCatagctcaagcgaaggaacctaaaacacatcagcggaccaagcatattctacagcACTATCACCTGGTTCGTAAGATTGTAGAACGAGGTgacattgatcttcagaagattgatacaaaaaaaaaaatctggctgacccatttactaaaatcctcagcatcaaagagttcaacgactacaagtcgaagatgggtatacgatactgtACCGATTGGCTTTATTCTAAATggaagttgttgggaattgtatcctaaaaatCAATTGTCAGCCTATTGATGATTCAATTTGTATAtgaattgattaattaataaaatgttatgtggcattattcatcattttgtttatacatcttcaaatgaactcttgttatgtgatgaagtccttaggactcttttatgataaagaaggatttatctacgagtccttaaaatagttcgcgaccaaataatatgcTGGTACTAGaatgacaacattatcgagattaagttattgtgtgccatatacgttggttgttctcttaatcaaggagtgtagagacactgatatgtcacacaagtgaagtataggagtacacTTCACTGAACATGACCATTCCAGAATGCTctgctgtcgagagatgttccgagtggatatgaatatatatgtccctcagacctgagatcgccacagtgattagcaaacaactcactgtactttggtaccagaccagctgaatttctaattcagaaaCGGAatgtcactgggtgcagtcaagtacttgcgaagtcggtgtgtgagtcaaAATAGAATTAACCCCTCCTGGTGACAGaagataatgcccttgtgtttaatttagcaaaatcttggccagggtaatccttgtgaggagtcacagaatttctaaagttgaatcacagaGTGGATGTACTATTACAGAGTTGATAGAACTCTGATgtcatcctagcattaggagtcatagggatgaattatacgatAACCATAGTCCAGAATTTTAGAATATTGCTTCGCaattattcggcctatccggacgtcggatactattgctagatggtcacatcttTTAGTACAGAAAATCGTTcctgtgctaccggcttaggttcaaacctatggggtcacactcatagaagttttctaggttgatcacaGTGGCTGATGtttgattaagaatcatccagggataatttggtcaattcgattgacgaATTATCCTaaacaaaagttgcattaaaataattaaataattattggaggattaattagcaattagattgctaattgactcatttgattgagtaattgagcttgggttgagccaaattgaattagattcaatttgggctacatcaggctttgacctaattagattgggttcaaaccAAGAGGATTGGACTTGAACTAATTAATGagacttgacccaattagatTAGGCATGATCCAAGGTCCTTATCTGATAAGGATTCTaaattcaaatatttgaaatttgaattagaGATCAATCCCTAAACTTTAGGAACCCACATTTGGAAATTAGATGACACATGTCAACCCCTCATGAATGGCGCCATAGATGGGATTTTTTCTCCTTAGATGATAGCGCATGATGACATATGACAAGGATCCATGGTGTGGCGCTATAAGGAAAATTtattctaatttgattaggattttaaatCCCTTCATTTGATGGCGCCAAGTGACGTGTGGCGAGATCCTAGGAGGGGGCGCCATAAGAGTCCtattttgattagatcaaagggATAAGCCTGATCCCTTGAGATGATAGGCCTCATCCCTTCATGCGCCCAAAAAGGAGAATAAAATCAGGTGGTGGCAAAAAagggaaatgatattcaatgagaTTGAAAGACCATCTATAAGGCTAGcccttttttctcctcttccaTCTCCAATGCCTAGAGCAAGAAAGGTTCTTCCTTTAGGGTTTttagttgagatctgattttgtGAAAATCAGAaagctcttctcctcctcttcatcctccaTTCACCTCTTGTCTTGATCCGATCAAAGGTTGAtcaattcaagaaaaaaagaaagatttcaACCACAGCAgggttctgcgcaagctagcacttctacGGAATCAGATCAACCCGGAGTTTTGCGTGAACGATCCGTAGAGGCCATACACATGTATGGCTGCGAGGCTCGAGCTTCAGATCTTCAGATCCGTCTTCTACTTCATAAAGGTATGATTCTATATTAATTAAGTTTAGAACTTAACTAGAGCTgttgatttttaatttttatgattaatcatgctcatattgttttacataaataatttaaagatCCTGGATAGgtttatttttgagatatgatctctgatgCATGCTtagaattaattagattaattctatccttccgctgcatttttgaaaattttaaaaaataacaagAATGCAAAAACCAGCCCACACTTTCACACGTCACCAGCTAGCCTGAGCTGCGCGCCATCCGGCTCAGAGCCACAACCCCTCATAATGAGGGCTGACAGTACCTCTGTCACTTGGGCTACTCCGCCgaggctataaatagctcggttAGGTAATTTCTAAAGGACTTttggctttgtgcaggtccgtgCGGCTCCTGTCTTCTCCTTCCAACCACCGGCGGCTCCTTCAACTCCACAGGCGTGGTCACCCacaggccaaatttgaaccacaacgatatatatataagaaataTCGTGGGCCGTTCATTATACAATAAATGATATAGCAAAATTCAAAATGTTATCttgtataaattttataaagaaTCGCAGCAAACCCTCTTGATCCTGATAAGGACTTCATCCTGATGGACAAGATACATGATCATCATAAGAAGCCTTTGATACTTGGAATCTCCAGGAATGTCAATCATCCAAAACCATTATATTTTGCTAAAATGAAAATTAGTGATCGTACAATATTGCTTGAGATTTGGCAAGGTCCGTTGGCATCAGGTAACATAACCTATGGTGAGGGGCCGACATAATAGTAGAAATATTATGAGATATCCTGATTTGCTGGAAGATAAGCTCATTGCACGCCACAAGTATAAAAGACCTAGATGGCGCACATATTAGTAGAAAAAAATAGAGGTGACAATTTACACTGCCATGTTGGATACCCAATTCTAATATAATGGGTGTTGCCTGACCCATTTAGAGTCAGAGGTCcagatatttaaaataaaatatatgatgagttcGGGATGGAGACCGGCGAACCTAACCTAGGAtatgaaataaatattttttaattgtttGCTTTGATTAGTTTAAAGTTATTTAATTTTCTTATGAACAGCATTTCTATTTATTGTTTGCATTATAATTGAACATTTAGTTTGTTGTCTTCTATGTTCCAGAATCTTAGTTTGTTTTATATCATATAAGGTACCGAggtttaacatttttttttgtttgatttgtgcgctaaaaaaaaataatattttacaattttatttttccaaCGCGTCCCAATCTATCCTACCTAACTTCTAAGCAAAACAAAGTGGATGTAGTGTGCTCGAACCACTTGAGAAGGGTATACATCGGGGATGGGCATGTGGTTCCATCGTAGTAAGTTTCACCAGTAATTTAGGTACATTGACTTCACATTTGGAAttacaaaaaagaaattttttattcCAAAAAGATCTACGAATAATCCTGAAAAAATGTAAACAGCTCCTAGCttatttgtcaaaaaaaaataaagtccaTTATAAGAAATTAATGAATCAGTTGGATAACCCCATCTGATGCATATTTGCTCCGTTGCCAtcccagaaaagaaaaaaaaagaagctatgGGCTTAGCTTTTCACACGAGTTACATGTGGGCGATTTGCAATTTACGTTAGCCTCTTTTACCGTGTGAGCGAGTCTTCAGAGTGACTCTATCATGATTGCAAGGGTGAATCCATCAACGAAGAAGAGGACCCTTGAAACACATATTTATCCATGTCATTTTAGAGATCCAATATCCAATGAGGGTTTTTGGCACAATATCTGAACCTAATTATTTTACGTTCCAATCCCCTGTTACAAATGGCCTATGTACAATCTCATTTTCTGACGATCCAAGTGCAAGTTAAAGAACAAGTTGCATAAATGATTCACAACcatttacataaaaaaaaaaaaaaaaaattaagtgcgTACAAAATAGTATAGGAGCACGTATCTCTATCACAAAATAAAGTACCAACTTGCCTGATGGAAGAATAATGAAACGGCAAAATAGTTGTGGAATTGTTAATTTTCAGTTCTAGTCAAAGTTTGCAGGTCCGTAAACAAACTTGGATAGACAGAGAGTGTTTCGACCATTAGAGGTTGCATCTCTCTATGACTCCAATATTGATGTCCGCATGAACCAAATGCAGTTGGGGAATTGGATTTTTGTCGTTGGAAATTGAATCTACTCGAACAAGGAAGCAATCCCCACTCAAGAGGAAGTCAACGTCCAACAAAGGAAGCAAGCCCTTAAAATGGGTAATTTTGGACAGAAACCACAGCACCCATGCATACAGCATGTGCAGTGCCGGCTAACCAGTTTTAGAGCACTTAAACATGATATAAAATTTTGCCTCCCAAGAACAACACATTCCCAAACATAAAATGATAAAACCTAAAAGATACCAAAGAATATACCCAAGATCTCTCTCGCGCACACACACGTAGTAGTTACGGTAAAAAGCTACATTAATTTGACAGAAAAcaaatcaaataaatgattctaTTTTCCACGATTGAGCATCTCCTTGTAACTGAGAATAGAATCGAGGCGCTGAAGCTTGAGCTGCTCCTTGAACCGGCTAATGAAGTCGTCTGCCCTGGCGTccaccccctcctcctcctccacaagCGCCGCCCGGCCGCGGCTCCTCGCGGCCGCCGGCACCCGCACGATCTCCGCCTCGTCGAGGTGCGCGAACGGGGAATTCTCGCTCGCCGACTTCTTCATCCGCCCCGAcagcttcttctccttctcctcccccGGCGCCTCCTGTGGGTCCGACTGGCACCGGCTGATGTGGTGCTGCTGCTCGCCGCCTGTGGAAGCATCGGGTGCCGCCGGCGGCTCCGATTTGGGGGAGGGAGGGGCGGCGTCGAGGGGGAAATCGCCGGATCGGAAGCGGAAGAGACCGACGGAGCGGAGGCGTTCGAGGACGGCGGAGGGGCCGCGGGAAATCGGACGGGGgtggtcgtcgtcgtcgtcgttgtCGCGGTGGCGGTGGGAGCGAAGGGTCTTGGAGGTGAGGGCGATGGTGCCGATGACGATATTGAGGATCACGAAGAGGACGGTAGGGGAGAACCAGCCTCGTACGGAGGACCACATCGACGGCCACGATTCTTCCATCATCGTTGCTGCGAATCGGAGTACCGGAGAGGGGAAGGTGACGACCAGAGGCGATGAGGAGGACGAGCCCGGTGGCTTAACTTTAATACGTGGTGGGGGGGGCACGTGGGTAAGACAGAATGGCGATAAGGCGAAAGAACAAGGAACGGTGCAGGTGAGGTGACGAGAAGGCTCCGTAAACTATTTCTGGGAATACCATATCTTCGGTACTTCACATTGACTTCCTGGGCGGCAGGCCCCAGTACCGCGTGATTTCAGCAAGAGTGCAAAGTTTGGGCGGCGCCGGATATCTTCGATGCCACACCACACCTAGCGTTGGATATTACTGTTAAAATCACAACTTATTTTACAAACTTAAGCCGGAAGgatgaaataaatttatttacatattttatttttttataagtatttatattaattttaattttttaaatttttttattgcaGTATAATTGCATTTATCTATTTTTGGTTCTCAACTTGAACCTAAtgcttaaatttttaataaaagcaTATCTAAAtacattcctttttttttttttgtttacaaGGAGAGTAAAATCCCCATTGCTTCCTCTTGCTTTGAGCAgtgatgggaggcaaaatggatcgtcgtGCTTTAGGGTGGAATCACACAATTTCTGTCGAGCAGACCTTAGTCCTGCTGAGAGTCAGGCAGACCTCAGCCCCCGCCGAAGGCTGAGCCGACCTCGCCAAGCACATGTGGCTGAATATTTCAGCCTAGCCAGCCCCTTTCCATGAACCATTGCTTGCTGGCGACGCTATGACATGCCAACCAAGGACCATGCCTTGCTGCCCCAGCCATGTTTGCTGCTAAGAGCCATACCTTGCCATACCTGCCAAGAACCATATCCTACCACACCAGCCAACACCATACCGTGCACAAGGACTGCCCAAACTGTGTGCTTCAAGCGAGCTCTGGTCTCGGCCACACGCCACCTGGTCAAGACCATCTCCTCCCATAATGAGGATGGACCATATCTCAGCCACCTGGGCATCTTTGTGAGGACTATAAATAAGCCACTATCAAAAACACTCAGGaactttttttccaaaaaatgcTGAATCAACTCTAACTTAGCTATCGAAGGGCCTTCGCCGGAATTTCCGGCCAAGACTTCGTGCAGGTATCCTGGAGCGCAGAAGGTGGCCCTCTTTCTCCGTCCCGGTCGGCGTCTTCTTGGTTTTCTTCGGCATGGTCATCTTTAGGCCAAATTTCAACCCCAACAAGCAGCACAGATATGTTCAAATACTGTATGCAAGAAACGAGATTGCGAAAAAAATTTCCTCGCATTAATGCCAATTTCATCGCCTCAAACTTTTGTTGCTGGTCTCTCTTGATTTATCGATATGATCGCTTAATTTAATTTCTTGGCTATTCcctttggattgaagaaacagaAACAAACTTCTTCTTCAAGGCTATAATTGTGGAATTGCACATGGGCAGCTCAAGTAATTAAGGTTTTCAATACAATTATTGTCTAGCTTGATCTCAACCTTTCAATTTAATAATTTAAGGTGGATCCCACCCTAGCAGCTACCACGAACCTAGAAGAGTCCAGCTGTATTAGAAGAAAGCAacaaattaataataaaataatgtatATAAATTCTTCTATGGATTTCAAAGCGAGCGGATATATTGGTCAAATTTGGGGGGAGAAGGCCAGGGCAGGGAAGCAAACAAAGAAGACAACCATTTTCTCTTCCACTTTGATGGAACGGTTGACCGCCGTCATTACATTGTCGGCCTCCACGTAGGAACTATGAGCTCATGCCTCGAAAAATCTAGGAAATACCA is a genomic window of Phoenix dactylifera cultivar Barhee BC4 chromosome 4, palm_55x_up_171113_PBpolish2nd_filt_p, whole genome shotgun sequence containing:
- the LOC103698307 gene encoding pathogen-associated molecular patterns-induced protein A70-like, translating into MMEESWPSMWSSVRGWFSPTVLFVILNIVIGTIALTSKTLRSHRHRDNDDDDDHPRPISRGPSAVLERLRSVGLFRFRSGDFPLDAAPPSPKSEPPAAPDASTGGEQQHHISRCQSDPQEAPGEEKEKKLSGRMKKSASENSPFAHLDEAEIVRVPAAARSRGRAALVEEEEGVDARADDFISRFKEQLKLQRLDSILSYKEMLNRGK